The following coding sequences lie in one Rutidosis leptorrhynchoides isolate AG116_Rl617_1_P2 chromosome 4, CSIRO_AGI_Rlap_v1, whole genome shotgun sequence genomic window:
- the LOC139839652 gene encoding glycine-rich protein 2-like: MGDDGVRKSGTVKWFNDTKGFGFITQDDGSEDLFVHQSSIRTDGFRSLGDGETVEYVIENGSDGRAKAADVTGPAEGPVQGSNRGGGGGRGGGGDRYGGGGGYTGGGRGGGDRYGGGGGYGGGGGGYGGGGGYGGGGGGNACFKCGESGHMARECSQDGGGGGGYGGRGGGGGRGGGGGGGGCYNCGEDGHFARECPNSSR; this comes from the coding sequence ATGGGTGATGACGGCGTTAGAAAATCAGGAACCGTAAAGTGGTTCAACGATACTAAGGGTTTTGGTTTCATAACGCAGGATGATGGAAGTGAAGATCTGTTTGTTCATCAATCGTCGATCAGAACCGATGGATTCCGTAGTCTCGGTGACGGTGAAACTGTCGAGTATGTGATTGAAAACGGTTCTGATGGCCGTGCTAAAGCTGCTGATGTAACTGGACCTGCTGAGGGACCTGTGCAAGGGAGCAACCGTGGTGGCGGTGGTGGCCGTGGCGGAGGTGGTGACCGTTACGGCGGTGGTGGTGGTTATACTGGTGGTGGCCGTGGTGGTGGTGATCGTTATGGAGGCGGTGGTGGTTATGGCGGAGGTGGCGGCGGCTATGGAGGTGGTGGTGGTTATGGAGGTGGAGGTGGTGGTAATGCTTGTTTTAAGTGCGGGGAGAGTGGTCACATGGCTAGAGAGTGTTCCCAGGATGGTGGCGGAGGTGGTGGTTACGGTGGCCGCGGAGGTGGCGGCGGCCGTGGAGGTGGAGGTGGCGGTGGCGGCTGCTACAATTGTGGTGAAGATGGACATTTTGCTCGTGAATGTCCTAATTCCAGTCGTTGA